Proteins encoded in a region of the Pseudopipra pipra isolate bDixPip1 chromosome 18, bDixPip1.hap1, whole genome shotgun sequence genome:
- the FZD10 gene encoding frizzled-10, with translation MGPAAGNAGRTVLLLCCLSRFCAGISSMDIDRPGDGRCQPIEIPMCKDIGYNMTRMPNLMGHENQREAAIQLHEFAPLVEYGCHSHLKFFLCSLYAPMCTEQVSTPIPACRVMCEQARLKCSPIMEQFNFKWPDSLDCSKLPNKNDPNYLCMEAPNNGSDEPPRGSSMLPPMFRPQRPSSGHDLQQHKDSLSRTSCENPGKFHHVEKSASCAPLCTPGVDVYWSRDDKQFAVIWIAIWSILCFFSSAFTVLTFLIDPQRFKYPERPIIFLSMCYCVYSVGYIIRLFSGAESIACDRDSGQLYVIQEGLESTGCTIVFLVLYYFGMASSLWWVILTLTWFLAAGKKWGHEAIEANSSYFHLAAWAIPAVKTIMILVMRRVAGDELTGLCYVGSMDVNALTGFVLIPLACYLIIGTSFILSGFVALFHIRRVMKTGGENTDKLEKLMVRIGVFSVLYTVPATCVIACYFYERLNMDYWKIVATQQKCKMNNQTKNLDCMMNNSIPAVEIFMVKIFMLLVVGITSGMWIWTSKTLQSWQNVCSRRLKKRSRRKPASVITSSGIYKKPQHPQKTHLAKYESTLQPPTCV, from the coding sequence ATGGGGCCGGCGGCCGGGAACGCCGGCAGGACcgtcctgctgctctgctgcctcagCCGCTTCTGCGCCGGCATCAGCTCCATGGACATCGACCGCCCCGGCGACGGGAGGTGCCAGCCCATAGAGATCCCCATGTGCAAGGATATCGGGTACAACATGACGAGGATGCCGAACCTGATGGGGCACGAAAACCAGAGGGAAGCTGCCATCCAGCTGCACGAGTTTGCCCCCTTGGTGGAGTACGGCTGCCACAGCCATCTGaaatttttcctctgctccctctACGCCCCGATGTGCACGGAACAGGTTTCTACCCCGATCCCAGCCTGCAGGGTGATGTGCGAGCAGGCGAGGCTGAAGTGCTCCCCTATTATGGAGCAGTTCAATTTTAAGTGGCCGGACTCCTTGGACTGCAGCAAACTGCCCAACAAGAACGACCCCAATTACCTGTGCATGGAAGCCCCCAACAACGGGTCCGATGAGCCACCCAGAGGGTCCAGCATGCTGCCACCCATGTTTCGTCCCCAGCGGCCCAGCAGTGGCCACgatctgcagcagcacaaggacaGCCTCAGCAGAACCTCCTGTGAAAACCCCGGCAAGTTCCACCATGTGGAAAAGAGCGCTTCCTGCGCGCCGCTCTGCACTCCAGGGGTTGATGTTTACTGGAGCAGGGATGACAAACAGTTCGCTGTCATTTGGATTGCCATCTGGTCCATTCTGTGCTTCTTCTCCAGTGCTTTCACTGTACTCACTTTTCTGATAGATCCTCAGCGTTTCAAGTACCCCGAGAGGCCCATTATCTTCCTCTCCATGTGCTACTGTGTCTACTCGGTGGGGTACATCATCCGCCTCTTTTCAGGTGCTGAAAGCATCGCCTGTGACAGGGACAGCGGCCAGCTCTATGTCATccaggaagggctggagagCACTGGCTGCACCATTGTCTTCCTGGTTCTGTATTACTTTGGCATGGCGAGTTCCTTGTGGTGGGTGATCTTGACTTTAACCTGGTTTCTAGCAGCTGGGAAAAAGTGGGGGCACGAAGCAATCGAAGCAAACAGTAGCTACTTTCACTTGGCAGCGTGGGCCATCCCGGCCGTGAAGACCATAATGATCCTAGTTATGAGAAGGGTGGCTGGAGACGAGCTGACAGGGTTGTGCTATGTTGGCAGCATGGATGTGAATGCCTTGACGGGGTTTGTACTCATTCCTTTGGCTTGTTACCTAATCATTGGCacttcttttattctttctggCTTTGTGGCCCTTTTTCATATCAGGAGGGTGATGAAAACAGGTGGAGAAAACACCGACAAGCTGGAGAAACTTATGGTCAGGATTGGTGTCTTCTCAGTCTTGTATACAGTGCCTGCAACCTGTGTGATAGCTTGCTATTTTTATGAAAGACTGAATATGGATTATTGGAAAATTGTGGCGACTCAACAGAAATGCAAGATGAACAATCAGACTAAAAATTTAGACTGCATGATGAATAACTCTATCCCAGCAGTAGAAATCTTTATGGTCAAAATTTTTATGTTATTAGTTGTGGGCATTACTAGTGGCATGTGGATCTGGACTTCCAAGACTCTTCAATCCTGGCAAAACGTTTGTAGTCGGAGATTAAAGAAGAGAAGTAGGAGAAAACCTGCGAGTGTCATTACGAGTAGTGGAATCTACAAAAAACCTCAACACCCACAGAAAACTCACCTTGCAAAATACGAGTCGACATTACAACCACCCACCTGTGTGTGA